A genomic region of Vitis vinifera cultivar Pinot Noir 40024 chromosome 7, ASM3070453v1 contains the following coding sequences:
- the LOC100241361 gene encoding protein spt2: protein MRGYDRAEYYRSDEDLDEYEEEGEEADEDQYEEEEKEAPKPTKEEVEYLELRQKLKESFRKQLKKDTGSGHNIYQEKRKKLPYDNYGSFFGPSQPVIAQRVIQESKSLLETQHLASLVTNSHHNNKKNSTSTNAGSRPREQGHRPKVINELKVKAQKLKNTRDYSFLLSDDAEFPAPRKEPPPRKAPVPNSESRSVQLPQKSIPPKSKPPLSNTGRQAPSSREERKPVSMNGQIQAKAGSQKLVSASKPNLMSVDSRKQLGTNNGAGPGRPVGPKSLPSKMPVSSAEKKASAPGARSSMSSLHKAPPSKLHPSIPRQNLDQKRQFQDSNKGKMMPKQRVDSSRPQINKPLKQMSSHSTLSDHRPKKKPVRRYSDDEDDDEDGKAINMIRRMFGYNPNKYAGRDDDDDSDMEANFDDILKEERRSARIAREEDERELRLIEEEEERERLRKLAKKRKLSQR from the exons ATGCGGGGATATGATAGAGCT GAGTATTATCGAAGTGATGAAGATTTAGATGAATATGAGGAGGAAGGGGAAGAAGCTGATGAGGATCaatatgaagaagaagaaaaagaagctcCAAAGCCTACCAAGGAGGAAGTGGAATATCTCGAATTGAggcaaaaattaaaagaatctTTCAGAAAGCAGTTGAAGAAGGACACTGGTTCTGGTCACAACATTTACcaagagaaaaggaagaaacttCCATATGACAA TTATGGATCCTTCTTCGGTCCTTCTCAACCGGTTATTGCTCAAAGAGTAATCCAAGAAAGCAAGTCATTGTTAGAAACTCAGCATCTGGCATCTTTGGTTACAAACTCCCATCACAAT AACAAAAAGAACTCTACTTCAACCAATGCAGGATCAAGGCCTAGAGAACAGGGCCACCGACCCAAAGTCATAAATGAG CTAAAAGTGAAGGCTCAGAAACTTAAGAATACAAGAGATTACTCTTTTCTATTATCTGATGATGCAGAGTTTCCAGCTCCTAGAAAAGAGCCTCCACCTCGAAAAGCTCCTGTTCCTAACTCTG AGTCACGGTCAGTTCAATTACCACAAAAAAGCATACCACCAAAAAGCAAACCACCTTTGAGCAACACTGGCAGACAAGCTCCTAGCAGCCGTGAAGAGAGAAAACCAGTTTCAATGAATGGTCAAATACAAGCTAAAGCAGGATCCCAGAAGTTAGTTTCTGCTAGCAAGCCTAATTTGATGTCAGTGGATTCCAGAAAACAGCTTGGTACCAATAATGGAGCTGGTCCTGGCCGGCCTGTGGGCCCAAAAAGCCTGCCTTCAAAAATGCCAGTTTCCAGTGCAGAAAAGAAGGCTTCTGCACCAGGTGCAAGGAGTTCAATGTCTAGTTTGCACAAGGCCCCCCCTTCAAAGTTGCATCCTTCTATTCCAAGGCAAAACTTGGACCAGAAAAGGCAATTTCAAGATTCTAATAAGGGTAAAATGATGCCAAAGCAGAGAGTGGATTCATCAAGGCCTCAG ATAAACAAGCCACTTAAGCAAATGTCATCACACTCTACTTTGTCGGACCATCGCCCCAAGAAAAAACCTGTTAGACGGTACTctgatgatgaggatgatgatgaagatggaaaGGCTATTAATATGATCAGGCGAATGTTCGG GTACAACCCCAATAAATATGCAGGccgtgatgatgatgatgatagtgATATGGAGGCTAACTTTGATGATATTTTGAAGGAGGAGAGGAGGAG TGCAAGAATTGCAAGGGAGGAAGACGAAAGGGAACTTCGTTTGATAGAGGAGGAGGAAGAACGGGAGCGGCTGAGAAAATTGGCAAAAAAGCGCAAGCTGAGTCAGCGATGA